The Coffea eugenioides isolate CCC68of unplaced genomic scaffold, Ceug_1.0 ScVebR1_135;HRSCAF=560, whole genome shotgun sequence genome contains a region encoding:
- the LOC113755260 gene encoding uncharacterized protein LOC113755260, translating to MADLLERMVDQQGQDHGNSTGNPGHNSGNHEGVDRALEWFQKFAPPKFIGGPNPDLTEGWMDRMMDIFAALRYTEERQISFAVFQFEGAARAWWNVIKAKWEREQTPWTWVNFTRKFNEKYLPSIVQEKWEDDFIRLRQGASSVAEYETQFTKLSRFTPDLVLTEQKQIRRFVQGLNVEIQEALAAAQLDTFSQALEKAQRFEAARGQVKVFHDRKRKQPNSGNLAA from the coding sequence ATGGCTGACCTGTTAGAACGCATGGTTGACCAACAGGGTCAGGACCATGGGAATAGTACAGGAAACCCTGGACATAATTCAGGCAATCATGAGGGAGTGGACCGTGCCCTAGAatggttccaaaaatttgcaccaCCAAAATTTATaggtggacctaatcctgactTAACAGAAGGTTGGATGGATCGTATGATGGATATATTTGCCGCACTCAGGTATACGGAGGAacggcagatatcttttgctgtttttcagtttgaggggGCTGCTcgagcttggtggaatgtgattaaagccaagtgggagcgggaacagaccCCCTGGACATGGGTTAACTTTACACGgaaatttaatgagaaatatttgCCGTCCATCGTACAAGAAAAATGGGAAGATGACTTTATCCGCCTGCGCCAAGGGGCATctagtgtggcggagtacgaaacTCAGTTTACAAAACTGTCTCGCTTTACTCCAGACTTGGTGCTAACGGAGCAAAAGCAAATTCGTCGCTTCGTTCAAGGcttaaatgtggaaatccaggaagcaCTAGCGGCCGCACAGCTAGACACATTTAGCCAGGCGCTAGAGAAGGCACAAAGATTTGAAGCGGCTAGGGGACAAGTAAAAGTCTTCCATGACCGGAAAAGAAAGCAGCCTAACTCAGGCAATCTTGCGGCCTGA